A window from Cryptomeria japonica chromosome 1, Sugi_1.0, whole genome shotgun sequence encodes these proteins:
- the LOC131041860 gene encoding uncharacterized protein LOC131041860, which translates to MANWLRSWRNPSKTAKLIRFGGGVERIKVKMGMKVAELMLENPNHFVCNLSSLQAGHRILALLAEEEIERGNTYVLLPMQNLRSVLSETDMGIIQQYIYQSKNKSNVIFSHSKILPISQEGIAAEKSWLPKLAADEEEIEGMRMRIGRQRFWKPSLHTIQETQA; encoded by the coding sequence ATGGCAAATTGGTTGAGGTCATGGAGAAACCCCTCCAAAACAGCCAAACTCATCCGATTTGGCGGCGGCGTTGAGAGAATCAAAGTTAAGATGGGAATGAAGGTTGCGGAATTAATGCTCGAAAATCCCAATCATTTTGTCTGCAATTTGAGTAGTCTGCAAGCAGGACATCGGATTTTAGCGCTCCTCGCGGAAGAAGAAATAGAGCGGGGAAATACATACGTTCTTCTCCCCATGCAAAATTTGCGATCTGTGTTGAGTGAGACAGACATGGGAATTATTCAACAATATATTTATCAGTCCAAGAACAAATCGAACGTGATCTTTTCCCACTCCAAAATTCTTCCAATCTCTCAGGAGGGAATTGCGGCGGAGAAGTCGTGGTTGCCAAAACTGGCGGCggatgaggaagaaatagaagGGATGAGGATGAGAATAGGGCGGCAGAGATTCTGGAAACCCTCGTTACACACAATTCAAGAGACTCAGGCTTAA